The Panicum virgatum strain AP13 chromosome 5K, P.virgatum_v5, whole genome shotgun sequence genome has a window encoding:
- the LOC120706406 gene encoding pentatricopeptide repeat-containing protein At5g56310-like, producing MPPPPPLPPALHRVLSLFPRVASPRQLLQAHAFLLPRGGHRHPRLLSALLLASLRLAPRHRPHAAALLRRVHPAVSLRAAARLPPQLLRGSLLGPQLHSLLLRAGLAASDAHVSASLVQVYCACGRVAAARSVFDEMHGRDVVAWNVMIAGYVKSGDLVRARELFDVMPERNVVSWTTVIGAYAQMKQPEEAVEVFRRMQVEEGIEPDGVALLSVLSACGDLGAVDLGEWAHKFVVRRGLFQNIPLMNAIIDMYMKCGCIEKAVEVFEGMEEKSVVTWTTLIAGFALHGLGLQAVEIFRRMETENVAPNDVTFLAVLSACSHVGLTDLGRWYFNVMVSQYGMKPRVEHYGCMVDILGRAGCLMEAQDLVQEMPFEANAAIWGALLAAARTHGDTGLGEQALLHLINLEPHNSGNYILLSNIYAEQERWDDVSKLRKAMKERGLKNVPGASSIEIDGMVHEFTSRDGSHPCLLKICEILCEINTNMKSVGVIAVLPEVLHDIEEG from the coding sequence atgccgccgccgccgcctctgccccCTGCGCTCCACCGCGTGCTCTCCCTCTTCCCGCGCGTCGCCTCCCCGCGCCAACTCCTCCAGGCGcacgccttcctcctcccccgcggcggccaccgccacccgcgcctcctctccgcgctcctcctcgcgtcCCTCCGCCTCGCGCCCCGCCACCGGCCCCACGCTGCCGCCCTCCTACGCCGCGTGCACCCCGCCGTCTCCCTcagggccgccgcccgcctcccgcCGCAGCTCCTCCGCGGGAGCCTCCTCGGGCCGCAGCTCCATtccctgctcctccgcgccGGCCTCGCGGCCTCCGACGCCCACGTCTCCGCCAGCCTCGTCCAGGTGTACTGCGCCTGCggacgcgtcgccgccgcgcgcagcgtGTTCGACGAGATGCACGGCAGGGACGTGGTGGCCTGGAACGTTATGATCGCGGGGTACGTCAAGTCCGGGGACCTGGTCCGCGCGCGCGAGCTGTTTGACGTAATGCCGGAGAGGAATGTGGTGTCGTGGACAACTGTGATTGGGGCGTACGCACAGATGAAGCAGCCAGAAGAAGCGGTAGAGGTCTTCCGGAGGATGCAGGTGGAGGAGGGGATTGAGCCTGATGGGGTGGCGTTGCTATCAGTTCTGTCAGCATGCGGGGATTTGGGCGCGGTTGATCTAGGGGAGTGGGCACACAAGTTTGTGGTTAGGCGGGGATTATTCCAGAACATACCACTGATGAATGCGATCATTGACATGTATATGAAATGTGGGTGTATCGAGAAGGCAGTGGAGGTGTTTGAGGGTATGGAGGAGAAGAGCGTTGTGACTTGGACAACACTGATTGCTGGATTTGCATTGCACGGCCTTGGTTTGCAAGCTGTTGAAATATTTCGCAGGATGGAGACCGAGAATGTGGCACCAAATGATGTCACTTTTCTTGCTGTCCTCTCAGCGTGTAGCCATGTTGGATTGACTGATTTGGGCCGCTGGTATTTCAATGTCATGGTGTCCCAGTACGGGATGAAGCCACGTGTTGAGCATTATGGGTGCATGGTTGATATACTTGGTCGTGCTGGTTGTTTAATGGAGGCTCAGGATTTGGTTCAGGAGATGCCTTTCGAGGCAAATGCAGCAATATGGGGAGCACTTCTTGCTGCCGCTAGGACCCATGGTGACACTGGCCTTGGAGAACAAGCTTTGTTGCATCTAATTAACCTTGAGCCTCACAACAGTGGGAACTATATTCTCCTATCAAATATTTATGCAGAGCAGGAGAGGTGGGATGATGTGAGCAAACTTCGAAAGGCAATGAAAGAAAGGGGTCTAAAGAATGTGCCAGGGGCAAGTTCCATCGAAATTGATGGCATGGTTCATGAGTTCACTTCTAGAGATGGATCTCATCCTTGCTTACTTAAGATATGTGAAATATTATGTGAGATAAACACCAATATGAAATCTGTTGGTGTTATTGCTGTGCTTCCTGAAGTACTGCATGATATTGAAGAAGGCTAA
- the LOC120706405 gene encoding kinesin-like protein KIN-14B isoform X2 — MDGQSGKTMQSLPDTLSSLMGFNQYLTPSWIESVSHIIKELSPAEPKTKVMVHMAQNIGPDDAESDAKVAKIQDELVSLNAQLKQITLQRRQSLNNYLDLKGNIRVFCRVRPFHHEESYQSRSLFTLDESNVFLKVAETKIKQYKFDKVFNQCSTQGDVFAEVEPVIKSALDGYNVCIFAYGQTGSGKTYTMEGKHTATDLGVIPRGIQALFDRASESNRRFLFTFSMLEIYMGNLRDLLVPRSKTHDFKKVPSLSIKTDTDGSIEIENLVAVTVNSFQEVKRLYELGTRLRSTAYTMANSTSSRSHCLIRLSLTSFDAPERKKARNKLWMIDLGGNERLVKTKATGKRLKEGKAINLSLSALGDVIDALQTKKAHVPYRNSKLTQVLRDSLGCDSKTLMLVHIRPNEDDLCETICTLGFATRVRSIRLESEEPPEEKARKEHLLTELEREVSELEQQCEDVTRKIKKLEETMEHLKGPQPFVSTDSVVSHPLSEDLKTSMSKATKNSKNHIEVSSRLPSFMKPTASSQQRIGLTKHIPISNRTKPPVPPKRRPSSVYAESVRLPVNATTWQSECSSECSISMTSDMNWMPSAQDGTECSQQDTSEYETKQVIFSEHEKLLHSELISLAECQLVESGKMQNKTEEMDIIDIDSWIHQQNTGICQRDRILDIPEVTEYGTYSSSTASSIQIECIKGGKQAQDEDSHLKLQPPVHNVEDIKQAEAINQFTSTELCTPPSKELCSNDKMKEHKNERLAYHGNSRRSLQEKLDKCMPGQPDKESKTDPIIQPEVRFQDEEHYIDKSTKFFQALRTAWVGALLGLGTMSLGLEQDFFQSLEL, encoded by the exons ATGGATGGGCAATCAGGGAAAACGATGCAAAGTCTGCCTGATACATTATCGTCCCTCATGGGGTTCAACCAGTACCTCACACCCAGTTGGATTGAATCAGTGTCTCACATCATCAAGGAGTTGTCACCAGCCGAACCAAAGACGAAAGTAATGGTTCATATGGCTCAAAATATTGGTCCTGATGATGCAGAATCAGACGCTAAAGTTGCAAAGATTCAAG ACGAACTGGTTTCACTGAATGCTCAACTAAAGCAGATAACACTGCAGAGGAGACAGTCACTAAATAACTATTTGGATCTGAAAG GAAATATAAGGGTGTTCTGTCGTGTAAGACCTTTTCACCATGAAGAGAGTTACCAATCCAGATCTCTGTTCACCCTGGATGAGAGTAATGTGTTCCTAAAAGTTGCTGAAACCAAGATAAAGCAATACAAGTTCGATAAGGTTTTCAACCAATGCTCAACACAAG GTGATGTATTTGCTGAAGTTGAACCAGTGATAAAATCTGCTTTAGATGGCTATAACGTTTGTATATTCGCCTATGGGCAAACAGGTAGTGGAAAAACTTATACCATG GAAGGGAAGCATACAGCTACAGATCTAGGTGTGATACCACGAGGGATTCAAGCATTATTTGATCGAGCTTCAGAGAGCAACAGAAGGTTTCTGTTCACTTTCAGTATGCTTGAGATATACATGGGAAACCTACGAGACCTGCTAGTTCCCAGAAGCAAGACACATGATTTTAAGAAAGTACCAAG CCTTTCCATCAAAACAGATACTGATGGCAGCATTGAGATTGAAAACCTAGTGGCAGTTACTGTGAATAGTTTTCAAGAAGTAAAAAGACTATATGAATTGGGGACCCGGCTTCGTTCAACAGCTTACACTATGGCTAATTCTACATCAAGCAGATCTCATTG TTTGATTCGCCTTTCATTGACCTCCTTCGATGCACCAGAGAGAAAAAAAGCAAGAAACAAGTTATGGATGATTGATCTAGGTGGAAATGAAAGACTTGTCAAGACAAAAGCAACTGGGAAAAGGCTCAAGGAAGGCAAAGCCATAAATTTGTCACTGTCAGCCCTAGGGGATGTGATTGATGCACTTCAAACCAAAAAAGCCCATGTCCCTTATAG GAATAGCAAGCTTACACAAGTTCTTAGAGACTCTCTAG GATGCGATTCCAAAACATTGATGCTTGTCCATATCCGCCCAAATGAGGATGATTTGTGTGAGACAATTTGTACCTTGGGTTTTGCAACAAGAGTTAGAAGCATTCGCTTGGAAAGTGAAGAGCCACCA GAAGAAAAGGCAAGAAAGGAACATTTATTAACAGAGTTGGAACGGGAGGTCAGTGAATTAGAACAACAATGTGAAGATGTTACCCGAAAGATTAAGAAACTCGAGGAGACAATGGAGCATTTGAAAGGACCACAGCCATTTGTTAGCACAGATTCTGTTGTTTCACATCCATTGAGTGAAGACCTGAAAACTAGCATGTCAAAGGCTACAAAGAATTCAAAGAATCATATAGAAGTCTCATCTAGGTTACCTAGTTTTATGAAGCCAACGGCTTCtagccagcagaggataggctTGACCAAACACATTCCTATCAGTAACAGGACAAAACCACCAGTGCCACCAAAGAGAAGGCCTTCCTCAGTTTATGCTGAGTCTGTAAGGCTGCCAGTAAATGCTACCACTTGGCAGTCAGAATGCAGCTCTGAGTGCAGTATCTCCATGACAAGTGACATGAATTGGATGCCAAGCGCACAAGATGGGACAGAATGCAGCCAGCAGGATACATCAGAGTATGAGACCAAACAGGTGATTTTCTCAGAACATGAGAAACTGTTGCACAGTGAACTGATTTCGCTCGCAGAATGTCAACTTGTAGAATCAGGAAAGATGCAGAATAAAACTGAAGAAATGGACATTATAGACATTGATAGTTGGATCCATCAACAAAACACTGGCATATGTCAAAGAGACAGGATTCTAGATATTCCTGAAGTAACTGAATATGGAACGTACAGTTCTAGTACCGCTTCATCAATTCAGATAGAATGTATTAAAGGTGGTAAACAGGCACAGGATGAAGACAGTCACCTCAAACTGCAACCCCCCGTGCATAATGTGGAAGACATCAAGCAAGCAGAAGCTATCAATCAATTCACTTCAACAGAATTATGCACTCCTCCCTCAAAAGAACTTTGCAGCAACGACAAAATGAAGGAACATAAAAATGAAAGGCTTGCATATCATGGAAATTCCAGAAGATCGCTACAGGAAAAGTTGGACAAGTGCATGCCAGGGCAGCCAGACAAGGAATCAAAAACTGACCCCATCATACAACCTGAAGTCAGGTTCCAGGATGAAGAACATTATATAG ACAAATCGACAAAGTTCTTTCAAGCTCTTCGAACGGCATGGGTTGGTGCTCTTCTAGGACTGGGCACTATGAGCCTTGGGTTAGAGCAAGACTTCTTCCAGAGCTTGGAGCTTTAA
- the LOC120706405 gene encoding kinesin-like protein KIN-14B isoform X1, with amino-acid sequence MDGQSGKTMQSLPDTLSSLMGFNQYLTPSWIESVSHIIKELSPAEPKTKVMVHMAQNIGPDDAESDAKVAKIQDELVSLNAQLKQITLQRRQSLNNYLDLKGNIRVFCRVRPFHHEESYQSRSLFTLDESNVFLKVAETKIKQYKFDKVFNQCSTQGDVFAEVEPVIKSALDGYNVCIFAYGQTGSGKTYTMEGKHTATDLGVIPRGIQALFDRASESNRRFLFTFSMLEIYMGNLRDLLVPRSKTHDFKKVPSLSIKTDTDGSIEIENLVAVTVNSFQEVKRLYELGTRLRSTAYTMANSTSSRSHCLIRLSLTSFDAPERKKARNKLWMIDLGGNERLVKTKATGKRLKEGKAINLSLSALGDVIDALQTKKAHVPYRNSKLTQVLRDSLGCDSKTLMLVHIRPNEDDLCETICTLGFATRVRSIRLESEEPPEEKARKEHLLTELEREVSELEQQCEDVTRKIKKLEETMEHLKGPQPFVSTDSVVSHPLSEDLKTSMSKATKNSKNHIEVSSRLPSFMKPTASSQQRIGLTKHIPISNRTKPPVPPKRRPSSVYAESVRLPVNATTWQSECSSECSISMTSDMNWMPSAQDGTECSQQDTSEYETKQVIFSEHEKLLHSELISLAECQLVESGKMQNKTEEMDIIDIDSWIHQQNTGICQRDRILDIPEVTEYGTYSSSTASSIQIECIKGGKQAQDEDSHLKLQPPVHNVEDIKQAEAINQFTSTELCTPPSKELCSNDKMKEHKNERLAYHGNSRRSLQEKLDKCMPGQPDKESKTDPIIQPEVRFQDEEHYIGESICKEAVILRHACPWSKGNIIKYGHTEANKIYGKDKSTKFFQALRTAWVGALLGLGTMSLGLEQDFFQSLEL; translated from the exons ATGGATGGGCAATCAGGGAAAACGATGCAAAGTCTGCCTGATACATTATCGTCCCTCATGGGGTTCAACCAGTACCTCACACCCAGTTGGATTGAATCAGTGTCTCACATCATCAAGGAGTTGTCACCAGCCGAACCAAAGACGAAAGTAATGGTTCATATGGCTCAAAATATTGGTCCTGATGATGCAGAATCAGACGCTAAAGTTGCAAAGATTCAAG ACGAACTGGTTTCACTGAATGCTCAACTAAAGCAGATAACACTGCAGAGGAGACAGTCACTAAATAACTATTTGGATCTGAAAG GAAATATAAGGGTGTTCTGTCGTGTAAGACCTTTTCACCATGAAGAGAGTTACCAATCCAGATCTCTGTTCACCCTGGATGAGAGTAATGTGTTCCTAAAAGTTGCTGAAACCAAGATAAAGCAATACAAGTTCGATAAGGTTTTCAACCAATGCTCAACACAAG GTGATGTATTTGCTGAAGTTGAACCAGTGATAAAATCTGCTTTAGATGGCTATAACGTTTGTATATTCGCCTATGGGCAAACAGGTAGTGGAAAAACTTATACCATG GAAGGGAAGCATACAGCTACAGATCTAGGTGTGATACCACGAGGGATTCAAGCATTATTTGATCGAGCTTCAGAGAGCAACAGAAGGTTTCTGTTCACTTTCAGTATGCTTGAGATATACATGGGAAACCTACGAGACCTGCTAGTTCCCAGAAGCAAGACACATGATTTTAAGAAAGTACCAAG CCTTTCCATCAAAACAGATACTGATGGCAGCATTGAGATTGAAAACCTAGTGGCAGTTACTGTGAATAGTTTTCAAGAAGTAAAAAGACTATATGAATTGGGGACCCGGCTTCGTTCAACAGCTTACACTATGGCTAATTCTACATCAAGCAGATCTCATTG TTTGATTCGCCTTTCATTGACCTCCTTCGATGCACCAGAGAGAAAAAAAGCAAGAAACAAGTTATGGATGATTGATCTAGGTGGAAATGAAAGACTTGTCAAGACAAAAGCAACTGGGAAAAGGCTCAAGGAAGGCAAAGCCATAAATTTGTCACTGTCAGCCCTAGGGGATGTGATTGATGCACTTCAAACCAAAAAAGCCCATGTCCCTTATAG GAATAGCAAGCTTACACAAGTTCTTAGAGACTCTCTAG GATGCGATTCCAAAACATTGATGCTTGTCCATATCCGCCCAAATGAGGATGATTTGTGTGAGACAATTTGTACCTTGGGTTTTGCAACAAGAGTTAGAAGCATTCGCTTGGAAAGTGAAGAGCCACCA GAAGAAAAGGCAAGAAAGGAACATTTATTAACAGAGTTGGAACGGGAGGTCAGTGAATTAGAACAACAATGTGAAGATGTTACCCGAAAGATTAAGAAACTCGAGGAGACAATGGAGCATTTGAAAGGACCACAGCCATTTGTTAGCACAGATTCTGTTGTTTCACATCCATTGAGTGAAGACCTGAAAACTAGCATGTCAAAGGCTACAAAGAATTCAAAGAATCATATAGAAGTCTCATCTAGGTTACCTAGTTTTATGAAGCCAACGGCTTCtagccagcagaggataggctTGACCAAACACATTCCTATCAGTAACAGGACAAAACCACCAGTGCCACCAAAGAGAAGGCCTTCCTCAGTTTATGCTGAGTCTGTAAGGCTGCCAGTAAATGCTACCACTTGGCAGTCAGAATGCAGCTCTGAGTGCAGTATCTCCATGACAAGTGACATGAATTGGATGCCAAGCGCACAAGATGGGACAGAATGCAGCCAGCAGGATACATCAGAGTATGAGACCAAACAGGTGATTTTCTCAGAACATGAGAAACTGTTGCACAGTGAACTGATTTCGCTCGCAGAATGTCAACTTGTAGAATCAGGAAAGATGCAGAATAAAACTGAAGAAATGGACATTATAGACATTGATAGTTGGATCCATCAACAAAACACTGGCATATGTCAAAGAGACAGGATTCTAGATATTCCTGAAGTAACTGAATATGGAACGTACAGTTCTAGTACCGCTTCATCAATTCAGATAGAATGTATTAAAGGTGGTAAACAGGCACAGGATGAAGACAGTCACCTCAAACTGCAACCCCCCGTGCATAATGTGGAAGACATCAAGCAAGCAGAAGCTATCAATCAATTCACTTCAACAGAATTATGCACTCCTCCCTCAAAAGAACTTTGCAGCAACGACAAAATGAAGGAACATAAAAATGAAAGGCTTGCATATCATGGAAATTCCAGAAGATCGCTACAGGAAAAGTTGGACAAGTGCATGCCAGGGCAGCCAGACAAGGAATCAAAAACTGACCCCATCATACAACCTGAAGTCAGGTTCCAGGATGAAGAACATTATATAG GGGAAAGTATTTGCAAGGAAGCTGTTATTTTAAGGCATGCATGTCCCTGGTCAAAGGGAAATATTATAAAATATGGACATACTGAAGCAAATAAAATTTACGGAAAAG ACAAATCGACAAAGTTCTTTCAAGCTCTTCGAACGGCATGGGTTGGTGCTCTTCTAGGACTGGGCACTATGAGCCTTGGGTTAGAGCAAGACTTCTTCCAGAGCTTGGAGCTTTAA
- the LOC120706407 gene encoding uncharacterized protein LOC120706407, whose protein sequence is MRRRGLPSFCHGVASTSTVQQLHGKERVGGAGADAASSSFLAVPPSVVGSCVAETEVSGTGGTGGGADDGGGGPAVTLEEMILQLDLEEEAARKARRAAGYAGGEEEEWWCPRRMSCVDGGGQADHVLRSARDALSQYPRFSVDGRDAMYRASFSGFYEGMGRDAVADAGGGTYYSRPRASACGAGCGALVCSAGGYEMDLERTLRMPATVAGESVVWCKPGVVAKLMGLDAVPVPIRGGLRRRKASGHPAAAWGGGVRKQRLRRTGPQEELALSKEKLFMALHGYDVAGAGARHAGALRSGVGPDVSGTGNDGHGWEFRLRR, encoded by the coding sequence ATGCGCCGTCGCGGCCTCCCCAGCTTCTGCCACGGCGTCGCCTCCACGTCCACGGTGCAGCAGCTCCACGGCAAGGAGCGCGTcggtggcgcgggcgcggaCGCCGCGTCCTCGTccttcctcgccgtgccgccgtcGGTGGTGGGCTCGTGCGTGGCCGAGACCGAGGTGAGCGGCACGGGCGGCACCGGCGGTGGTGCGGACGACGGTGGAGGCGGCCCGGCGGTCACGCTGGAGGAGATGATCCTGCAGCTGGacctggaggaggaggcggcgaggaaggcgcggcgcgcggcggggtacgccggcggggaggaggaggagtggtGGTGCCCGCGGCGGATGTCGtgcgtggacggcggcggccaggcggacCACGTGCTCCGGTCGGCCCGGGACGCGCTGAGCCAGTACCCGCGCTTCTCCGTCGACGGCCGGGACGCCATGTACCGCGCGTCGTTCAGCGGGTTCTACGAGGGCATGGgccgcgacgccgtcgccgacgccggcggcggcacctaCTACAGCCGGCCGCGGGCGTCGGCGTGCGGCGCGGGGTGCGGGGCGCTCGTGTGCAGCGCTGGGGGGTACGAGATGGACCTGGAGCGGACGCTGCGGATGCCGGCCACGGTCGCCGGGGAGAGCGTCGTGTGGTGCAAGCCCGGCGTGGTGGCCAAGCTCATGGGGCTGGACGCCGTGCCCGTGCCCATCAGGGGAGGGCTCCGGCGGAGGAAGGCGAGCGGGCACCCGGCcgcggcgtggggcggcggcgtcaggAAGCAGAGGCTGAGGAGGACGGGGCCGCAGGAGGAGCTGGCCTTGAGCAAGGAGAAGCTCTTCATGGCGCTGCATGGCTACGACGTCGCCGGGGCGGGCGCGCGACACGCTGGCGCCCTCAGGTCCGGCGTGGGACCCGATGTCAGTGGCACGGGCAACGACGGCCATGGATGGGAGTTCCGGCTTCGCCGTTGA